A window of Rufibacter sp. LB8 contains these coding sequences:
- a CDS encoding 3-oxoacyl-ACP synthase III family protein, which yields MSALFRSSVITGSGRCIPTNIVTNQEFLGHDFYDASGKKLENFNEVIIRKFQQITGIQERRYADSNQVASDLGFLAAQEAIKNADIDPETLDYIIVAHNFGDVKDDNRRVDMMPPLASRIKHKLQIANPYTVAYDLPFGCPGWLQGLIQAHYYLQSGDAKRILVIGTETLSRVTDPHDRDSMIYSDGAGAVILEAQETDAKVGVISHLTVSDTLQQAFWLNSSPSYNQELSRQDLYIKMDGRKIYEYALTTVPALIKDCITKAGLTLSDIDKVLIHQANEKMDEAMLERVFKLYGQDQIPEGIMPMTINSLGNNSVATLPVLFDLVTRGEMEGQQLQAGTNVIFASVGAGMNANALVYKMP from the coding sequence ATGTCAGCTTTATTCCGTTCATCAGTCATTACCGGGTCGGGCCGTTGTATACCAACCAATATTGTCACCAACCAGGAGTTCCTGGGCCATGATTTCTATGATGCCTCTGGCAAGAAACTGGAGAATTTCAACGAAGTCATCATCCGGAAGTTCCAACAAATCACCGGCATACAGGAAAGGCGCTACGCAGACTCCAACCAGGTGGCCTCAGACCTGGGGTTTCTGGCCGCGCAGGAAGCCATCAAAAACGCCGACATTGACCCAGAAACCCTGGACTATATTATTGTGGCCCACAATTTTGGCGATGTGAAAGATGATAACCGCCGCGTGGACATGATGCCCCCGCTGGCCTCCAGAATCAAGCACAAACTGCAGATTGCCAACCCCTACACCGTGGCCTATGACTTGCCGTTTGGCTGCCCCGGTTGGCTCCAAGGCCTTATTCAGGCGCATTATTACCTGCAGTCCGGCGATGCCAAACGTATTCTGGTTATCGGTACTGAGACCCTGTCACGGGTCACGGACCCGCACGACCGCGACAGCATGATTTACTCAGACGGCGCCGGCGCGGTCATTCTGGAAGCCCAGGAAACCGATGCAAAAGTGGGCGTTATCAGCCATTTAACCGTCTCTGACACCCTACAACAAGCCTTCTGGCTGAATTCCTCGCCGTCGTACAACCAGGAACTTTCGCGCCAAGACCTTTATATTAAAATGGACGGCCGCAAAATTTATGAGTACGCACTCACCACGGTCCCTGCCTTAATCAAAGACTGCATCACCAAAGCCGGCCTCACGCTCTCTGACATTGATAAAGTGTTGATTCACCAGGCCAACGAGAAAATGGACGAGGCCATGCTGGAGCGGGTGTTCAAGCTCTACGGTCAGGACCAAATCCCCGAAGGCATCATGCCTATGACCATCAATTCCCTCGGGAACAACTCGGTGGCTACCTTACCGGTGCTGTTTGATTTGGTCACCCGCGGCGAAATGGAAGGCCAGCAGTTGCAGGCTGGCACCAACGTGATTTTTGCGTCGGTGGGGGCGGGTATGAACGCCAACGCTCTGGTGTACAAAATGCCCTAA
- a CDS encoding lipopolysaccharide assembly protein LapB codes for MGILDFFKSKITTNQGDFKPFFEYFKKRRFGTEMPVLTVLSYLPPSDRVIILEHLLNQDSTNLEIYNKLSLAYLKSGNYQKAISLLDNGKNKQVLDSFNYSALKDKIVTLNRTNSNNPNISKDYNQTLGLLDANKAALSNPFVSTPSLNEFMGIMREFCLKNLK; via the coding sequence ATGGGAATTTTAGACTTCTTCAAAAGTAAAATCACAACTAATCAAGGCGATTTCAAACCTTTCTTTGAGTATTTCAAGAAAAGAAGGTTTGGTACTGAAATGCCAGTTCTAACAGTATTAAGTTACCTTCCTCCTAGTGACAGGGTGATAATTTTGGAACATTTACTTAATCAGGATTCAACTAATTTAGAAATATACAATAAATTATCTTTGGCTTATTTAAAAAGCGGAAACTATCAAAAAGCAATAAGCCTGTTGGATAATGGTAAGAATAAACAAGTCTTGGATTCATTCAATTACTCTGCATTGAAGGACAAAATAGTAACTCTTAATAGAACAAATTCAAACAATCCTAATATTTCCAAAGATTACAATCAGACTCTTGGACTATTAGATGCTAATAAAGCAGCTTTAAGCAATCCTTTTGTGTCTACGCCATCACTTAATGAATTCATGGGAATAATGAGAGAATTTTGTTTAAAGAACTTAAAATAG
- a CDS encoding NAD(P)H-dependent oxidoreductase: MGLLQDLQWRYATKRMTGAKVPQDKLDTILEAIRLSPSSMGFQPYTVLVVEDLETRKKIQAVAFQQPQIVEASHLLIFAAWDPLSTQQVQAYMQQIADERGVSMDTLAGFAGSINNMISNGTPEENFHWAAKQTYIGLGIGLAAAASEKVDATPMEGFMPAALDELLGLKEKGLRSVSLMTLGFRDTANDPLANAKKVRRPKENFFQEIVLS, from the coding sequence ATGGGTTTACTGCAAGATTTACAATGGCGCTACGCCACCAAAAGAATGACGGGCGCTAAGGTTCCCCAAGATAAACTAGACACTATCTTAGAGGCCATCAGGCTGTCGCCGTCTTCCATGGGTTTTCAGCCCTACACGGTATTGGTGGTGGAAGACCTGGAAACCCGCAAAAAGATCCAAGCCGTGGCGTTCCAGCAACCCCAGATTGTGGAAGCCTCGCATTTGCTCATTTTTGCCGCCTGGGATCCTTTGAGCACCCAGCAAGTGCAAGCCTACATGCAACAGATAGCCGATGAACGCGGTGTGTCTATGGACACGTTAGCGGGCTTCGCCGGAAGTATCAATAATATGATCAGCAACGGCACCCCAGAAGAGAATTTCCATTGGGCAGCCAAACAGACGTACATTGGCTTGGGTATTGGTTTGGCTGCGGCCGCCTCAGAGAAAGTAGACGCCACGCCCATGGAAGGATTTATGCCCGCCGCCTTAGATGAACTCTTAGGTCTGAAGGAGAAAGGCCTGCGCAGCGTGTCGCTCATGACCCTGGGTTTCCGTGACACCGCGAATGACCCGCTGGCCAACGCCAAAAAAGTACGCAGGCCCAAAGAAAACTTCTTCCAGGAAATCGTTCTTTCTTAA
- a CDS encoding trans-aconitate 2-methyltransferase, with amino-acid sequence MENQEPDAYQETFATWNKMADLYQEKFMDLALYNASYDFFCEDLPQNARVLDVGCGPGNITKYLLTKRPDLQIHGIDVAPNMVQLAQVNNPSATFQVVDCRRLSSLAGSFDGIVCGFFLPYLSQAETTAFLADASARLSPNGILYLSFVEGNAADSGYKTGSNGNRVYFYYHGLEQLRSELQANALEELTLFKVDYPGPNQTSQTHTILVAKKKSV; translated from the coding sequence ATGGAAAACCAAGAACCAGATGCGTACCAGGAAACCTTTGCCACCTGGAATAAAATGGCCGATCTGTACCAGGAGAAATTCATGGACCTTGCCCTGTACAATGCGTCTTATGATTTTTTCTGTGAGGATTTGCCCCAGAATGCCAGGGTTCTGGACGTAGGCTGCGGCCCCGGCAACATCACCAAATACCTCTTAACCAAACGCCCAGACTTGCAGATTCACGGCATTGACGTGGCGCCCAACATGGTGCAGCTGGCCCAAGTCAACAACCCTTCGGCCACGTTCCAGGTCGTGGACTGCCGGCGTCTTTCTTCCCTGGCCGGTTCATTTGATGGCATTGTCTGTGGCTTTTTCTTGCCTTATCTCTCACAAGCAGAAACAACCGCGTTTCTGGCAGATGCCAGCGCCCGCCTCTCTCCCAACGGAATCCTGTACCTGAGTTTTGTGGAAGGCAACGCGGCTGATTCTGGCTATAAAACCGGCAGCAATGGCAACCGCGTGTACTTTTACTACCACGGTCTGGAACAATTACGAAGCGAGTTACAAGCCAACGCGTTAGAGGAACTTACCCTTTTCAAAGTAGACTACCCGGGCCCTAACCAAACTTCCCAAACGCATACTATTCTGGTGGCAAAGAAAAAGTCCGTCTAG
- a CDS encoding aldo/keto reductase → MKLRTLGKSGINVAPLAFGGNVFGWTIDQATSFGLLDAFTAEGFNLIDTADAYSVWVPGHQGGESETIIGHWLKARGNRDKVVLATKVGWEMADGQKGLAKDYILKSVEGSLKRLQTDYIDLYQSHKDDPNTPLEETLEAYDQLIKQGKVRAIGASNFSAERLKSALETAQKQNLPLYQSLQPEYNLYQRQGFEQELEPLCQEQGLGVISYYSLASGFLTGKYRSEADLGKSPRGGGVKKFLNERGFAILKALDQVAGQHQATPAQVSLAWLMARPSITAPIASATSLEQLNDLIQAAHLTLTSENIELLNQASAYSN, encoded by the coding sequence ATGAAACTACGCACTTTAGGAAAATCTGGGATAAACGTGGCCCCGCTGGCCTTCGGCGGAAATGTTTTTGGCTGGACCATTGACCAGGCTACGTCGTTTGGCTTGTTGGATGCATTTACCGCTGAAGGTTTCAATTTAATAGACACCGCCGACGCGTATTCTGTTTGGGTGCCCGGCCACCAGGGCGGCGAGTCTGAAACCATCATCGGCCATTGGCTCAAGGCCCGCGGCAACCGAGATAAAGTTGTGCTGGCCACCAAAGTAGGCTGGGAAATGGCCGATGGGCAGAAAGGTTTGGCCAAAGACTACATCTTAAAATCAGTGGAAGGCTCTTTGAAGCGACTGCAGACCGACTATATTGACCTCTACCAATCGCACAAAGATGACCCCAACACGCCTTTGGAGGAAACCCTGGAAGCCTATGACCAACTTATCAAACAAGGCAAAGTACGCGCCATAGGAGCCTCCAACTTTTCTGCGGAGCGGTTGAAATCTGCCCTGGAAACTGCCCAGAAACAAAACCTGCCCCTGTACCAAAGCCTTCAGCCCGAATACAATTTGTACCAGCGCCAGGGTTTTGAGCAGGAACTGGAACCGCTTTGCCAGGAACAAGGGTTGGGCGTGATCAGTTATTATTCGCTGGCCAGCGGGTTCTTAACGGGCAAGTACCGGTCAGAGGCCGATTTAGGCAAAAGCCCCAGAGGCGGCGGCGTGAAAAAGTTTCTGAATGAACGCGGGTTCGCCATTCTAAAAGCTTTGGACCAGGTGGCCGGGCAGCACCAGGCCACCCCCGCGCAAGTGTCCCTGGCCTGGCTCATGGCCAGGCCCAGCATTACGGCTCCCATTGCTAGCGCCACCAGCCTGGAGCAACTTAACGACCTGATCCAAGCTGCGCACCTGACGTTAACTTCAGAAAACATAGAACTGCTTAACCAAGCCAGCGCTTATTCAAATTAA
- a CDS encoding antitoxin Xre/MbcA/ParS toxin-binding domain-containing protein, whose translation MARTADLSSTLSTYMVDDQDILLLVQTVRQGIKYPLFVKIASQSPFNLSEWSVFLHLSERTIQRYKKEKKTFDPIHSEKILEVTLLYKRGIEVFGSPENFNAWLEAKNVALGGITPKSLLDTTFGMSLLKDELTRIEHGVLA comes from the coding sequence ATGGCCAGAACCGCAGATCTTAGCAGCACTCTTTCTACCTACATGGTAGATGACCAGGACATTCTGTTGCTGGTGCAGACTGTGCGCCAGGGAATCAAGTACCCGCTGTTCGTGAAGATTGCCAGCCAGAGCCCGTTTAATCTGAGCGAGTGGTCTGTGTTCCTGCATTTGTCTGAGCGCACCATTCAGCGGTACAAAAAGGAGAAGAAAACCTTTGACCCCATCCACTCAGAGAAAATTCTGGAGGTGACTTTGCTCTACAAGCGCGGCATTGAGGTGTTTGGCTCGCCCGAGAACTTCAACGCCTGGCTGGAGGCGAAGAACGTGGCCCTGGGCGGCATTACGCCCAAAAGCCTGCTAGATACAACCTTCGGCATGAGCCTGCTCAAAGACGAACTCACGCGCATAGAACACGGCGTGTTGGCATGA
- a CDS encoding dicarboxylate/amino acid:cation symporter encodes MKKSSLVGSLYFQVIMAIVLGVTLGHFLPDVAVQLKPLGDAFIKLVKMMIGPVIFCTIVTGIAGMQDMKQIGRVGVKALLYFEVLTTVALLLGLLVVNLLEPGVGMHVDAASLDTNSLSALTSGKKPEHTSALDFFLHIIPENIIDALAKGDLLQILFFSVLFGFGLSKIGPKGRPVFNGIQSLATALFAVIHIIMKVAPLGALGAMGYTIGKYGVGSLGALGQLMGAFYLTCVVFVFLVLGLIMKLMGFSILKLLKYIKEELLIVLGTSSSEAALPSLMEKMENVGCSKPVVGLVVPTGYSFNLDGTSIYLTMAAVFVAQATDTPMDFGQQVTLLLILMLTSKGAAGVTGSGFITLAATLPAVGNIPVAGLALILGIDRFMSEARALTNLVGNAVATVVVSKWEKEIDMERANHWLK; translated from the coding sequence ATGAAAAAATCTTCGTTGGTTGGTAGTCTTTATTTCCAGGTCATTATGGCCATTGTGCTGGGCGTGACGCTGGGCCATTTCCTGCCAGACGTGGCGGTGCAGCTCAAACCCCTGGGCGATGCCTTCATTAAACTGGTGAAAATGATGATTGGCCCGGTGATTTTCTGCACCATTGTCACGGGCATTGCCGGCATGCAGGACATGAAGCAGATTGGCCGGGTAGGAGTGAAGGCCTTGCTGTATTTTGAGGTACTGACCACGGTGGCTTTGTTGTTGGGCTTACTGGTGGTGAACTTGCTGGAGCCGGGCGTGGGCATGCACGTAGACGCCGCCAGCTTAGATACCAACTCGCTCTCTGCGCTCACCAGCGGCAAAAAGCCCGAACACACCAGCGCCCTGGATTTCTTTCTACACATCATCCCCGAAAATATCATTGATGCCCTGGCCAAAGGCGATTTGCTGCAGATTCTGTTTTTCTCGGTGCTGTTCGGGTTTGGCTTGTCTAAGATTGGCCCGAAGGGAAGGCCGGTGTTCAACGGCATTCAGTCTTTGGCCACGGCATTGTTCGCGGTGATACACATTATTATGAAAGTGGCGCCATTGGGTGCGTTGGGGGCCATGGGCTACACCATTGGCAAGTACGGCGTAGGGTCGTTGGGCGCGCTGGGCCAGCTGATGGGTGCTTTTTACCTGACCTGCGTGGTGTTTGTGTTTCTGGTGCTGGGCCTGATTATGAAACTCATGGGCTTCAGTATTCTCAAGCTGCTCAAATACATCAAAGAAGAGCTGCTCATTGTCTTGGGAACGTCGTCCTCAGAGGCGGCCTTGCCTAGTTTGATGGAGAAAATGGAGAACGTGGGCTGCTCAAAACCGGTGGTGGGCCTGGTGGTGCCCACGGGCTACTCCTTCAACCTGGACGGAACTTCCATTTACCTCACCATGGCGGCCGTTTTTGTGGCGCAGGCCACAGACACGCCCATGGATTTCGGGCAGCAGGTTACGCTGTTGCTGATTTTAATGCTGACGTCTAAAGGCGCGGCGGGCGTGACCGGCAGCGGTTTCATCACGTTGGCTGCCACCTTGCCCGCCGTGGGCAATATTCCGGTGGCCGGCCTGGCGCTGATTCTGGGCATTGACCGTTTCATGAGCGAAGCCCGCGCCCTCACCAACCTGGTAGGCAATGCCGTGGCAACGGTGGTAGTCTCTAAATGGGAAAAGGAGATTGACATGGAGCGCGCCAACCACTGGCTGAAATAG
- a CDS encoding MmcQ/YjbR family DNA-binding protein codes for MTLDQLRSFCLAMPCVTEEIKWGHDLCFMVGSKMFCVASLEAPLTFSVKVTDENFTVLTEQAGMVPAPYLARYKWVLVQEPDRFLVPQLEQLMADSYYLISAKLTKKAKLAAGLV; via the coding sequence ATGACCTTAGACCAGCTTAGAAGTTTCTGTTTAGCCATGCCCTGCGTGACCGAGGAAATAAAATGGGGCCACGACCTCTGTTTTATGGTAGGCAGTAAGATGTTCTGCGTAGCCAGCCTGGAGGCGCCCCTCACCTTCTCAGTGAAAGTGACCGATGAAAATTTTACCGTGCTCACCGAACAGGCGGGCATGGTGCCGGCTCCTTACCTGGCCAGGTACAAATGGGTGCTGGTGCAGGAACCTGACCGCTTTCTGGTGCCGCAGTTAGAGCAACTCATGGCAGACTCCTACTATCTCATCAGTGCCAAGCTTACCAAAAAAGCGAAACTGGCTGCTGGTCTGGTGTAG
- a CDS encoding sigma-54 dependent transcriptional regulator codes for MPKILIIDDERSIRYTLKEILEYESYTVDEAEDGERGLDMLQKSKYDVVLCDIKMPKIDGMEVLERAAELAPDTPFIMISAHGTIDTAVEATKKGAYDFLVKPPDLNRLLVSVRNALDKATLVTETKSLKKKISKTFEMVGASPALGKVKSAIDKVAPTDARVLITGPNGAGKELVARALHEKSSRAQAPLVEVNCAAIPSELIESELFGHEKGSFTSAVKQRIGKFEQANGGTLFLDEIGDMSLSAQAKVLRALQEHKITRVGGDKDITVDVRVVAATNKNLLEEIEAKNFREDLYHRLSVILIHVPPLNERREDIPDLVTKFLQDVARDYGNKPKAIAPDALTYLQNLDWRGNVRELRNVVERLVIMSDETITEEDAQQFAK; via the coding sequence ATGCCTAAAATACTGATTATAGATGATGAGCGCAGCATCAGATACACGCTCAAAGAAATTCTGGAATACGAAAGCTACACCGTAGACGAGGCCGAGGACGGCGAACGCGGCCTGGACATGCTACAGAAATCAAAGTATGACGTAGTGCTCTGCGACATTAAAATGCCCAAGATTGACGGCATGGAAGTGCTGGAGCGCGCCGCCGAACTGGCCCCCGACACGCCCTTCATCATGATTTCGGCGCACGGCACCATTGACACCGCCGTGGAGGCCACCAAAAAAGGCGCCTATGATTTTCTGGTGAAACCACCTGATCTGAACAGGTTATTGGTGTCGGTGCGCAACGCCCTGGACAAAGCTACCTTGGTCACCGAAACCAAATCGCTCAAAAAGAAAATCTCCAAGACGTTTGAGATGGTGGGCGCCTCGCCGGCCTTGGGCAAAGTGAAAAGCGCCATTGACAAAGTGGCTCCTACTGATGCCCGCGTCTTGATCACCGGCCCCAACGGCGCCGGAAAGGAACTGGTAGCCAGGGCCTTGCATGAAAAAAGCAGCCGGGCACAGGCCCCGTTGGTGGAAGTAAACTGCGCGGCCATTCCCAGTGAATTGATTGAGAGTGAGTTGTTTGGCCATGAAAAAGGATCGTTCACCTCGGCGGTGAAGCAGCGCATCGGTAAATTTGAGCAGGCCAACGGCGGCACGCTGTTCTTAGATGAAATCGGGGACATGAGCCTTTCGGCGCAAGCCAAAGTGTTGCGCGCCCTGCAGGAGCATAAAATCACCCGCGTGGGCGGCGACAAAGACATTACCGTGGATGTGCGCGTGGTGGCGGCCACCAACAAAAACCTGCTGGAAGAGATTGAGGCCAAGAATTTCAGGGAAGATTTGTACCATCGCCTGAGCGTGATCTTGATTCATGTGCCGCCTTTGAATGAGCGCCGCGAAGACATTCCTGATCTGGTGACCAAGTTCCTGCAAGACGTGGCCCGCGACTACGGCAACAAACCCAAAGCCATCGCGCCAGACGCCCTTACCTACCTCCAAAACCTGGACTGGCGCGGCAACGTGCGGGAACTGCGCAACGTGGTGGAACGCCTGGTCATCATGAGTGACGAAACCATCACCGAAGAAGACGCCCAACAATTCGCGAAGTAA
- a CDS encoding FAD-dependent monooxygenase: MNIGIVGGGIAGLTTAIALQKLGLAPTIFDAAPKFEPVGAGLALAANAIKGFQKLGIAEDVMAKGHALDGFHIFDQHGVLINRTDSRAMSAKHGLDNFVIHRANLHQVLLSHIPSENLKPNKKAVNATTTNQGVTLQFQDGTQETFDHVLVADGLNSALRQHLLPASVPRYAGYTCWRGIIDNPGFAAKYASETWGKLGRVGWTPLADNKIYWFACLNAPEKSKELAAWQPKDLENHFKAYHHPIPALFAHTQPAQLLWHDIHDLAPINSYAFGNIVLLGDAAHATTPNMGQGACQAVEDAVVFADELGKDFDFNAAGKRFEKRRLARTHWITNQSRTLGKVAQSSNSLLIPVRNFALRHLPTFVNERQLEKVYSVDF; this comes from the coding sequence ATGAACATAGGAATTGTAGGCGGCGGCATTGCCGGGCTCACCACTGCCATTGCCCTGCAGAAATTGGGCCTTGCCCCTACCATTTTTGACGCCGCGCCCAAGTTTGAGCCCGTGGGTGCCGGGTTGGCCCTGGCGGCCAATGCCATCAAAGGCTTTCAAAAACTGGGCATTGCCGAAGATGTGATGGCCAAAGGACACGCCCTGGACGGTTTCCATATTTTTGACCAGCACGGCGTCTTGATCAACCGCACCGACAGCCGAGCCATGAGCGCCAAACACGGGCTGGACAATTTTGTGATTCACCGCGCCAACCTGCACCAGGTCTTACTTTCGCATATTCCTTCTGAAAATTTAAAGCCGAACAAAAAAGCCGTAAACGCTACCACCACCAACCAAGGCGTCACGCTCCAGTTTCAGGATGGAACGCAGGAAACCTTTGACCATGTGTTGGTGGCAGACGGCTTGAATTCCGCGCTCAGGCAGCATCTTTTACCGGCTTCGGTGCCGCGGTATGCCGGCTACACCTGTTGGCGCGGTATTATTGACAACCCCGGTTTTGCCGCGAAGTATGCCTCTGAAACCTGGGGAAAACTGGGCCGCGTGGGCTGGACTCCTTTAGCTGACAACAAGATTTATTGGTTTGCCTGCCTCAACGCCCCGGAGAAAAGCAAAGAACTGGCCGCCTGGCAGCCGAAGGACCTGGAAAACCATTTCAAGGCCTATCATCACCCTATTCCAGCGTTGTTTGCGCATACTCAACCAGCGCAACTGCTGTGGCATGACATTCATGATCTGGCGCCTATAAATAGCTACGCGTTTGGTAATATAGTCCTGCTAGGCGATGCCGCCCACGCCACCACGCCCAACATGGGCCAGGGCGCCTGCCAGGCCGTGGAAGATGCCGTGGTGTTCGCTGATGAACTAGGAAAAGACTTTGATTTCAACGCCGCCGGTAAACGGTTTGAAAAGCGCCGATTGGCCCGCACGCACTGGATTACCAATCAATCCAGAACGCTGGGCAAGGTGGCGCAGTCCAGTAATTCGTTGCTTATTCCTGTCCGGAATTTTGCGCTGCGGCACTTGCCCACCTTTGTGAATGAGCGGCAATTGGAGAAAGTCTATTCCGTGGATTTCTAA
- a CDS encoding YciI family protein, translating to MKQSFLLILLLLLVTPGFAQTAKQPYNKTLADSLGADENGMKKYVLVILKTGSNTTETKEKTASLFKGHMDNIGLLVRQNKLVVAGPMGKNDKSYRGIFILNVSTLDEARNLVDTDPAVKGKLLDAEYYEWYGSAALPLYLKSTDAITRKNP from the coding sequence ATGAAACAATCTTTTCTCCTAATTCTGTTGCTTTTACTTGTCACCCCAGGTTTCGCGCAAACCGCCAAACAACCCTATAACAAAACGTTGGCAGATTCTTTGGGAGCAGATGAAAACGGCATGAAGAAATATGTGCTGGTCATCTTGAAAACCGGGTCCAACACCACAGAAACCAAAGAGAAAACCGCCAGCCTGTTCAAAGGCCACATGGACAACATCGGCCTGTTGGTGCGCCAGAACAAACTGGTGGTGGCCGGACCCATGGGCAAAAATGACAAGTCGTACCGCGGCATCTTCATTTTGAACGTATCTACCCTGGACGAAGCCCGAAACCTGGTGGATACTGACCCCGCCGTAAAAGGGAAATTGCTGGACGCCGAGTATTATGAATGGTACGGCTCCGCGGCCCTGCCCCTTTACCTGAAATCAACCGACGCCATCACCAGGAAGAACCCATAA
- a CDS encoding RES family NAD+ phosphorylase yields MMVFRLSKGLYKNDLSGRGAELAGGRWNSKGTALLYTCESRALCTTEIAVHTPLGIVPDDYWLITLEIPDTLPLQVLPPAQLPPDWNKFPHPNSTQLLGDAFVRAGEFVVLQVPSAVVHGDHNYLLNPRHPAFSQVKFLNAEPFPFDERLFIK; encoded by the coding sequence ATGATGGTGTTCCGACTCAGCAAGGGCCTCTATAAAAATGACCTCTCGGGCCGCGGCGCTGAGTTGGCGGGCGGCCGCTGGAATAGCAAAGGCACTGCCCTTCTCTATACCTGTGAGTCGCGCGCGCTCTGCACCACAGAGATTGCCGTGCATACGCCCCTGGGCATAGTGCCCGATGATTATTGGCTGATCACGCTGGAAATTCCAGATACGCTCCCCCTTCAAGTGCTGCCTCCCGCCCAACTCCCACCAGACTGGAACAAATTCCCGCACCCTAACTCCACGCAATTACTGGGCGATGCCTTTGTGCGGGCCGGGGAATTTGTGGTCTTGCAGGTGCCTAGCGCAGTAGTGCACGGTGACCATAACTACCTGCTCAATCCGCGCCACCCAGCCTTCAGCCAAGTGAAATTCCTAAACGCCGAACCATTTCCTTTTGATGAGCGGCTGTTTATTAAGTAG
- a CDS encoding helix-turn-helix domain-containing protein — protein METITSKGTGLCITHILPIRDALDILSGKWKIPIIVALCVHKRRFKELHRDVTGITAKMLSKELKELEVNKLVKRTVHDTSPVTVEYSITEYGHSLGPVINELRDWGLKHRDKIIYHPEEA, from the coding sequence ATGGAAACCATCACCAGTAAAGGCACCGGCCTCTGTATCACGCACATATTACCCATTAGAGACGCCCTTGACATCTTGAGCGGCAAGTGGAAGATTCCTATTATTGTGGCCTTGTGCGTGCATAAACGCCGGTTTAAGGAACTGCACCGCGACGTGACGGGCATTACGGCCAAAATGCTTTCCAAGGAATTGAAAGAGCTGGAAGTAAACAAACTGGTGAAGCGCACCGTGCATGACACCTCCCCGGTGACCGTGGAATATTCCATCACGGAGTACGGCCACAGCCTGGGCCCGGTCATCAATGAGCTCCGCGACTGGGGCCTGAAGCACCGCGACAAAATCATCTATCACCCGGAAGAGGCGTAA
- a CDS encoding ion transporter, whose amino-acid sequence MRSRLRKHIYIIIHGTNTKAGRAFDVVLLWTIMASVLTVTLESVAELNNKYHDLFLVAEWFFTICFTIEYILRIYSHPRPLVYLFSFYGLIDLLSVLPTYLIWLVPGYHYLVTIRILRLLRVFRILKLTAYIHNAQMLKKALAASMHKILVFILTVCILVLIFGTIIYVVEGGQNGFTSIPKSIYWAIVTITTVGYGDITPSTALGQVISSVIMLMGYAIIAVPTGIVTVELSKTSLAHDASLQTKDNTCVNCGQAHVQAANFCSNCGTSLRT is encoded by the coding sequence ATGCGCAGCAGACTCCGGAAGCATATTTACATCATCATTCATGGCACCAACACCAAGGCCGGCCGGGCCTTTGACGTGGTGTTGCTGTGGACCATCATGGCCTCTGTGCTCACGGTCACCCTGGAGAGCGTGGCAGAGCTGAACAACAAATACCATGACCTGTTTCTGGTGGCCGAATGGTTTTTCACCATCTGTTTCACCATAGAATACATCCTCCGGATTTACAGCCATCCGCGGCCGCTGGTGTACCTTTTCAGTTTTTACGGTCTCATAGATTTGCTGTCGGTGCTGCCTACGTACCTGATCTGGCTGGTGCCCGGCTACCATTACCTGGTTACTATCAGAATTCTGCGGTTGCTGCGGGTTTTCAGAATTCTCAAACTCACGGCCTACATCCACAACGCCCAAATGCTGAAAAAAGCGTTGGCGGCCAGCATGCACAAAATTCTGGTCTTCATCTTAACCGTCTGCATTCTGGTGCTCATCTTCGGGACTATTATTTACGTGGTGGAAGGCGGCCAGAACGGGTTCACCAGCATCCCGAAGAGCATTTACTGGGCCATTGTCACCATCACCACTGTGGGCTACGGAGACATTACACCCAGCACGGCGCTGGGGCAGGTCATTTCCTCGGTGATCATGCTCATGGGCTACGCCATCATTGCCGTCCCTACGGGCATTGTCACCGTGGAGCTTTCCAAGACCAGCCTGGCCCATGACGCCAGCCTGCAAACCAAAGACAATACCTGCGTGAACTGTGGCCAGGCCCATGTACAGGCCGCCAACTTCTGCAGCAACTGCGGCACCAGCCTAAGAACCTAA